A genomic window from Nosocomiicoccus massiliensis includes:
- the tyrS gene encoding tyrosine--tRNA ligase: MMSELIQDLKWRGLLYQVTNEENIEKLVENETVSLYCGTDPTADSLHIGHLVPFLVLKRFQQYGHRPVVLVGGGTGRVGDPSFKASERDLISEDDLNKNIAGIEAQLRRIFNFDSGKETDAILVNNYDWLKDISLISFLRDYGKHVGVNYLLAKDAIQSRLETGISFTEFTYNIIQAIDFLHLRQTYNVKIQVGGSDQWGNIVSGIDLMRRIEGITDAEGLTIPLVTKSDGSKFGKSEGGNIWLDAEKTSPYEFYQFWFNQNDEDVIHFLKVFTFLSKEEIEALEESVKIEPHLRKAQRALAEEMIKIIHDEAALEEALRITEALFSGNIKELSGKELKDAMKNAPQATVENTEHPLVNLLVDAKISPSRRQAREDIKNGAIYINGEREQDVDYTVTSKDFLEGDLIVFRRGKKKYTVVYFE; this comes from the coding sequence ATAATGAGTGAATTAATTCAAGATTTAAAATGGCGTGGGTTATTATACCAAGTGACAAATGAAGAAAACATTGAAAAGTTAGTAGAAAACGAAACAGTTTCATTATACTGTGGAACGGATCCAACAGCAGATAGTTTACACATTGGGCATTTAGTACCATTTTTAGTATTAAAAAGATTTCAGCAATATGGACATCGCCCAGTCGTACTCGTCGGTGGAGGAACAGGTCGCGTTGGAGACCCATCTTTTAAAGCATCAGAACGTGATTTAATTTCTGAAGATGATTTAAACAAAAACATCGCAGGTATTGAAGCGCAACTGCGTCGTATTTTTAATTTTGATAGTGGTAAAGAAACAGATGCAATTTTAGTAAACAATTACGACTGGTTAAAGGATATTAGTTTAATTTCTTTCTTAAGAGATTACGGTAAACACGTCGGTGTCAACTACTTACTCGCTAAAGATGCGATTCAGTCACGTTTAGAAACGGGAATTTCGTTTACGGAGTTTACGTACAACATAATTCAAGCAATCGACTTTTTACATTTAAGACAGACATATAACGTTAAAATCCAAGTCGGTGGCTCTGACCAGTGGGGGAATATCGTTTCAGGTATTGACTTAATGCGTCGTATTGAAGGCATTACGGATGCTGAAGGTTTAACGATCCCATTAGTGACAAAATCTGATGGTTCTAAGTTCGGTAAATCTGAAGGTGGAAACATCTGGCTAGATGCTGAAAAAACGTCACCTTATGAATTTTATCAGTTCTGGTTTAACCAAAATGATGAAGATGTCATTCATTTCTTAAAAGTATTTACATTCTTATCAAAAGAAGAAATCGAAGCGCTTGAAGAGAGTGTTAAAATTGAACCTCATTTACGTAAAGCACAGCGTGCACTCGCTGAAGAGATGATCAAAATTATTCACGATGAAGCAGCATTAGAAGAAGCGTTACGTATCACTGAAGCGTTATTTAGTGGAAACATTAAAGAGTTATCTGGTAAAGAACTAAAAGACGCGATGAAAAACGCACCGCAAGCGACAGTAGAAAACACGGAACATCCACTTGTGAATTTACTCGTCGACGCTAAAATTTCACCGAGCCGTCGCCAGGCACGTGAGGATATTAAAAACGGTGCAATTTATATAAATGGTGAGCGTGAACAAGACGTGGATTACACAGTGACTTCTAAAGACTTTTTAGAAGGGGATTTAATCGTATTTAGACGCGGTAAGAAAAAGTATACAGTCGTATACTTTGAGTAA